One stretch of Anaerobranca californiensis DSM 14826 DNA includes these proteins:
- a CDS encoding transglycosylase domain-containing protein, translating into MENESRKERSMKRRLRFYYLKLFASIFLTFSLITFLIFSCYLLYLAFSIDDVQLESNIYPTVIFDNNAEPIGTIEANKKNYIPLKDISPYFINGVIAVEDNAFYSHIGINPIGILRALYTNIRERRITQGGSTITQQLAKNIFLTHERTLDRKLKELVYTLKLELNYSKDEILEAYLNNIYFGHGNYGIGAASQFYFNKHPKELTLEEAALLAGIIQGPYLYTPLRPENLQPQPNTGQSRTYTRRAFVLARMVQQGYISQEEGERAKEQPITVVTREERLEQPQIPLFVLTELERLEKELGFVSGQFRSGYNIFTTIDYQAQIVAQQVISNFRDILPPNKKDDENISAALVALDPKTGGILAMAGGRNAFEGIPQPGSAMKPLIYAYALESKVYTLTTEHFCADTLGKIPQAPNYSVSDYGGRYHNRNLTMREAIIDSCNVYAVLTNSHLGPQNTQKFAYHLGYKGLIDPVPSMVLGSNGVNLHTMASVYAVFANGGYLMEPFIIEEIQDRFGNVIYRKTPQIPKKVLSGETAFLITDSLRDVLRKGTASSVSGLIPSRDAAVKTGTTSDYAFIAGYTPEMVTVSYIGHNILTGNLGLLGGRDAGRLWATFTNTALNRMLGENIGGVFSPPPGIVQKNLCRETLLLASPQCPQQFTEYFIPGTEPKSSCNLHQNNVTELNVCLQSWGIATEYCPSAAVRRFRFFPGQWIPNYQCPIHNPEQ; encoded by the coding sequence ATGGAAAATGAAAGTCGTAAAGAAAGAAGTATGAAAAGGAGATTAAGATTTTACTATTTAAAGCTCTTTGCATCGATATTTTTAACTTTTTCTCTAATAACTTTTTTAATTTTTTCCTGTTACCTGTTATATCTTGCTTTTTCAATTGATGATGTCCAGCTAGAAAGTAATATCTACCCTACTGTTATCTTTGACAATAATGCCGAACCCATTGGTACAATAGAAGCTAATAAAAAGAATTACATACCCTTAAAGGATATAAGTCCATACTTTATTAATGGAGTTATAGCGGTAGAGGACAATGCCTTTTATTCCCATATAGGTATAAATCCAATAGGTATCCTTCGGGCTTTATACACTAACATCAGAGAAAGGCGAATCACCCAAGGAGGCAGCACTATTACACAACAATTGGCAAAAAATATTTTCCTTACCCATGAAAGGACCCTTGACCGAAAACTTAAGGAATTAGTTTATACCCTAAAATTAGAGTTAAATTATAGTAAAGATGAAATTTTAGAGGCTTATCTAAATAATATTTACTTCGGCCATGGTAATTATGGTATTGGTGCAGCAAGCCAATTTTATTTTAATAAACATCCAAAGGAGCTTACTTTAGAAGAAGCTGCCCTTTTGGCTGGAATTATTCAAGGTCCTTATCTTTATACCCCCTTAAGGCCAGAAAATTTACAGCCCCAGCCAAATACAGGGCAATCCCGAACCTACACCCGCAGAGCATTTGTACTAGCGAGGATGGTACAACAAGGATATATTAGTCAAGAAGAAGGAGAAAGGGCAAAAGAACAACCAATAACAGTTGTTACTAGGGAAGAGAGGTTAGAACAACCCCAAATACCCCTTTTTGTATTAACTGAATTAGAACGCTTAGAAAAGGAATTAGGTTTTGTAAGTGGTCAGTTCCGTTCAGGATATAATATTTTTACTACTATAGATTATCAGGCTCAAATTGTTGCTCAACAAGTAATTAGTAATTTTAGGGATATTTTGCCTCCAAATAAGAAAGATGATGAAAATATTTCTGCAGCTTTAGTAGCATTAGACCCTAAAACCGGTGGCATTTTAGCTATGGCTGGGGGAAGAAATGCTTTTGAAGGCATTCCCCAACCCGGTTCTGCCATGAAACCCCTTATCTATGCCTATGCCTTAGAATCTAAGGTTTATACTTTGACAACTGAACATTTTTGTGCTGATACTTTAGGGAAAATCCCCCAAGCTCCAAATTACAGTGTTTCTGACTACGGTGGTAGATATCATAATCGCAATTTAACTATGCGGGAAGCTATAATCGATTCTTGTAATGTTTACGCTGTTTTAACAAATTCCCATTTAGGTCCACAAAATACTCAAAAATTTGCTTATCATTTAGGTTATAAAGGGCTCATCGATCCTGTACCCTCGATGGTCCTAGGTTCTAATGGCGTTAATCTACATACTATGGCTAGTGTTTACGCTGTATTTGCCAACGGTGGTTATTTAATGGAACCTTTCATCATCGAAGAAATCCAAGATAGATTCGGTAATGTCATTTACCGCAAGACACCTCAAATTCCAAAGAAGGTACTTTCAGGGGAAACTGCCTTTTTAATTACCGATTCCCTGCGGGATGTCTTAAGAAAAGGAACTGCCAGCAGTGTCAGTGGTTTAATCCCCTCTAGGGATGCCGCTGTAAAAACTGGGACTACCAGTGATTACGCCTTCATTGCTGGATACACCCCTGAAATGGTCACAGTGAGCTATATAGGGCATAATATCCTCACAGGTAATCTAGGACTACTTGGTGGAAGGGATGCAGGAAGGCTTTGGGCTACCTTTACAAATACCGCCTTAAATCGAATGTTAGGGGAAAATATAGGGGGAGTTTTTTCCCCTCCCCCTGGTATAGTTCAAAAAAATCTTTGTCGAGAAACCCTATTATTAGCTAGTCCCCAATGTCCCCAACAGTTTACAGAATATTTTATCCCTGGAACGGAACCTAAATCTAGTTGTAATTTACACCAAAATAATGTAACAGAATTAAATGTCTGTCTTCAATCATGGGGTATAGCTACGGAATATTGTCCATCCGCTGCAGTCCGCCGTTTTAGATTCTTCCCTGGTCAATGGATACCAAATTATCAATGTCCAATCCATAACCCTGAACAATAA
- the moaC gene encoding cyclic pyranopterin monophosphate synthase MoaC, whose protein sequence is MEFTHFNQSGRAKMVDVSEKKNTQRIAVAKGKIYMDKKTLEKVKEGSMKKGDVLSVAQVGGILGGKKTWDLIPMCHNIMISGLDIDFQINGDENYIEATCTAKTVGATGVEMEALTGVSIALLTIYDMCKAVDKKMVIRDIRLVEKRGGKSDIILE, encoded by the coding sequence GTGGAATTTACTCACTTTAACCAATCGGGAAGGGCGAAAATGGTAGATGTATCGGAAAAGAAAAACACCCAACGGATAGCAGTAGCTAAAGGTAAAATTTATATGGATAAAAAGACTCTAGAAAAAGTAAAGGAAGGATCTATGAAAAAAGGAGATGTCCTTTCAGTAGCTCAAGTAGGAGGGATATTAGGAGGGAAAAAAACCTGGGATTTGATTCCAATGTGCCATAATATCATGATTTCAGGACTAGACATCGATTTCCAAATAAATGGGGATGAAAACTATATAGAAGCAACTTGTACTGCTAAAACAGTTGGTGCAACAGGTGTAGAAATGGAAGCTTTAACGGGAGTTTCCATAGCACTTCTAACTATATACGATATGTGTAAAGCCGTTGATAAAAAAATGGTAATTAGAGATATTAGGTTAGTGGAAAAAAGAGGGGGAAAAAGCGATATTATTTTAGAATAA
- the speB gene encoding agmatinase, with product MGLFNNVEYTNNFIGAKDNYYEAKGVLLGAPMDYTVSFRPGSRFAAKRIREVSYNLEEYSFYCHKDLTDCPFFDAGDLALPFGNVEKSLDIIYQSVAQITKDGKIPFIIGGDHLISYPCIKGVKEKYPDLAVLHFDAHADLREDYAGENQSHATVIGKVVRELGVKDVYQFGIRSGTKDEWEFAQKHTKLFPFSAAEPLLKVLEELKGKPIYITIDIDVVDPAFAPGTGTPEAGGITSKELLDCLKIMSSLNVVGFDIIEVAPVYDISDITSVLAAKVIRESLLMYIK from the coding sequence ATGGGATTATTCAATAATGTAGAATATACAAATAATTTTATTGGAGCGAAGGATAATTACTATGAAGCTAAAGGTGTTTTACTCGGTGCCCCTATGGATTACACTGTAAGTTTCAGACCTGGTTCCCGCTTTGCTGCCAAAAGAATTAGAGAAGTATCATATAACTTAGAAGAATACAGTTTTTATTGCCATAAAGACTTAACAGATTGTCCTTTTTTCGATGCCGGCGATTTAGCTTTACCCTTTGGCAATGTAGAAAAATCTTTAGATATTATTTATCAATCTGTAGCTCAAATAACTAAAGATGGCAAAATACCCTTTATCATAGGGGGAGATCATTTAATTAGTTATCCTTGCATCAAAGGAGTAAAAGAAAAATATCCTGATTTAGCAGTACTCCATTTTGATGCCCATGCCGATTTAAGGGAAGACTATGCCGGGGAAAATCAATCCCATGCCACTGTTATTGGCAAAGTGGTAAGGGAGTTAGGGGTAAAAGACGTATATCAATTTGGTATAAGGTCTGGTACTAAAGATGAATGGGAATTTGCCCAAAAACATACTAAATTATTTCCCTTCTCAGCGGCAGAACCTTTATTAAAAGTTCTAGAAGAGCTTAAAGGGAAACCAATTTACATTACCATAGATATTGATGTGGTAGATCCAGCCTTTGCCCCAGGTACAGGTACCCCAGAAGCCGGGGGGATTACCTCAAAGGAATTGTTAGATTGTTTAAAGATCATGTCATCTTTAAATGTTGTAGGATTTGATATTATTGAGGTTGCCCCTGTATATGACATTAGTGATATAACTTCAGTATTAGCTGCTAAAGTTATCAGAGAAAGTCTATTGATGTATATAAAATAA
- a CDS encoding helicase C-terminal domain-containing protein, whose protein sequence is MKEQKLKIAEDIKKRIKHAIEEAKGNEVFFKGLVNERKIIWDVQVLARGNKFSVPACLYDLEPGDIVIHNHPSGNLTPSSADINIAAKLGADGIGFLIIDNWGEEVYVVVEPYFPSEDIPVSLDSIEKILGERGRIACHLENYEYRQEQITMAKKIALSLNNQQHLLVEAGTGTGKSLAYLIPAILWAVKNKKRVVVSTNTINLQEQIMYKDIPFLQRVLVDKFKGVLVKGRSNYLCLRKLDSLETDNLLEGVDEDLLELKALKEWGKKTIDGSRADLTFMPKETNWEQVCSEGDLCLKVHCQHYKDCFFFKARRESATADILVVNHHLLFADIALKAKGLESGVLPKYHSIVFDEAHNIEDTATTYFGYKINKYLGIKQFTRLFYTKGGKQRGFLIDLNYKIAADKYVPPILKGRVNDLIIMELIPQLGEMVKKTGQFFDNTYNLLNGDTKVRLTPEFIKKAEYKDIENQCIIYIQELGKFIENLKKLLTTLEEIPSNAFEGVLPQVIELNAYIKRLEGVAETLDYLFLQEVKGDVKWLEQSGTLKNKYVTVNSAPLDISFALNENIYTLYQSVILTSATLTTGGNFYYIKKRLGLDLCGYKLEELILPSPFNYKEQVLFCVPTNLPEPNKGDFDSAITEHLYQLILATKGRAFVLFTSFKLLNETYGKLKEKLQDMGINCFKQGEMQRHLLLQNFKKDISSVLFATSSFWEGVDVQGEALSNVILVKLPFSVPDEPIVEARQELIQQKGGNPFMEYQVPQAVLKFKQGFGRLIRSKEDKGVVVVTDKRILTKAYGKIFLKSLPQCNELAGDLRQITERISDFI, encoded by the coding sequence ATGAAAGAACAAAAGCTTAAAATAGCGGAAGATATAAAAAAAAGGATTAAACATGCCATTGAAGAGGCAAAGGGAAACGAAGTTTTCTTTAAAGGATTAGTCAATGAAAGGAAAATAATCTGGGATGTCCAAGTGCTGGCAAGGGGGAATAAATTCAGTGTTCCTGCATGTCTATATGACCTAGAACCGGGGGATATAGTTATTCACAACCATCCTTCAGGAAATTTAACCCCATCATCGGCGGACATCAATATAGCAGCTAAATTAGGGGCAGATGGTATAGGATTTTTAATTATAGATAACTGGGGAGAAGAAGTTTATGTAGTAGTGGAACCATATTTCCCATCTGAGGATATTCCTGTTTCCTTAGACTCTATTGAGAAAATTTTAGGGGAAAGGGGAAGGATAGCCTGTCATTTAGAAAATTACGAATATCGTCAAGAACAAATAACAATGGCAAAAAAAATAGCTTTATCCTTAAATAATCAACAACATCTTCTGGTTGAAGCAGGTACTGGAACGGGGAAAAGTTTAGCTTATTTAATTCCTGCAATATTGTGGGCGGTAAAAAACAAAAAAAGGGTGGTAGTTTCAACTAATACTATAAACTTACAAGAACAAATAATGTATAAGGATATCCCTTTTTTACAGAGGGTATTAGTGGATAAGTTTAAAGGGGTTTTAGTTAAAGGGAGGAGTAACTATCTTTGTTTAAGGAAACTAGATAGTTTAGAAACCGATAACTTACTAGAAGGTGTAGATGAAGATTTGTTGGAGTTAAAGGCCCTTAAAGAATGGGGTAAAAAAACAATAGATGGCAGTAGGGCTGATTTAACATTTATGCCCAAAGAAACCAATTGGGAGCAGGTTTGTAGTGAAGGGGACTTATGTTTAAAGGTCCATTGCCAGCATTATAAAGATTGTTTTTTCTTTAAAGCAAGGAGGGAAAGTGCCACCGCCGATATCTTGGTAGTAAATCACCATCTCCTTTTTGCCGATATAGCATTGAAAGCTAAAGGGTTAGAAAGTGGAGTCTTACCTAAATATCACAGTATTGTTTTTGATGAAGCCCACAACATAGAAGATACCGCTACAACATATTTTGGCTATAAAATAAATAAATACTTGGGTATTAAACAATTTACCCGTCTTTTTTATACTAAAGGAGGAAAACAAAGGGGTTTTTTAATAGACCTTAATTATAAAATTGCTGCTGATAAATACGTTCCCCCTATCCTAAAAGGGAGGGTAAATGATCTGATTATCATGGAATTAATTCCCCAGCTAGGAGAAATGGTTAAAAAAACCGGTCAATTTTTTGATAATACCTATAATTTATTAAATGGGGATACAAAGGTTAGGCTAACACCGGAGTTTATTAAAAAGGCAGAGTACAAAGATATAGAAAATCAATGTATAATTTATATTCAAGAACTGGGCAAATTTATAGAAAACCTTAAAAAATTATTAACTACTTTAGAGGAAATACCTAGTAACGCCTTTGAGGGTGTATTACCACAAGTAATAGAGTTAAACGCTTATATAAAAAGGTTAGAAGGAGTGGCAGAGACTTTAGATTATCTGTTTTTGCAAGAAGTTAAAGGTGATGTAAAATGGCTAGAACAAAGTGGCACTTTAAAAAATAAATATGTAACGGTAAACTCTGCCCCTTTAGATATTTCCTTTGCCTTAAATGAAAATATCTACACCCTTTATCAATCGGTAATTTTAACTTCTGCCACTTTAACCACTGGAGGGAACTTTTACTATATTAAAAAGCGATTAGGATTAGACTTATGTGGATATAAATTAGAGGAGTTAATTTTGCCGTCACCTTTTAACTATAAGGAACAGGTGCTATTTTGTGTACCGACAAATTTACCAGAACCTAATAAAGGGGATTTTGATTCAGCAATTACTGAACATTTATATCAATTGATTCTAGCTACAAAGGGAAGAGCCTTTGTCCTCTTTACTTCTTTCAAATTGCTAAATGAAACTTATGGTAAATTAAAGGAAAAGCTCCAAGATATGGGGATAAATTGTTTTAAACAAGGGGAAATGCAAAGACATTTGTTATTACAAAACTTTAAAAAAGATATTTCCTCTGTCTTGTTTGCAACATCAAGCTTTTGGGAAGGGGTAGATGTACAAGGAGAGGCACTGAGTAATGTAATATTAGTAAAACTGCCCTTTAGTGTCCCCGATGAACCAATTGTAGAAGCTAGGCAAGAGCTGATCCAACAAAAAGGTGGTAATCCCTTTATGGAATATCAAGTTCCCCAAGCTGTGTTAAAGTTTAAACAGGGATTTGGTAGGCTGATAAGGAGTAAGGAAGATAAAGGGGTAGTTGTAGTAACAGATAAGCGGATTTTAACAAAAGCCTATGGTAAAATATTTTTAAAATCCCTACCTCAATGTAATGAATTGGCAGGGGATTTGCGTCAAATAACTGAAAGAATATCAGACTTTATTTAA
- the speE gene encoding polyamine aminopropyltransferase: MEMWYTEKQTPSVSLSLKTTKTLHVEQTEFQHLAMIETEAFGRMLVLDGMVQTSVVDEFVYHEMIAHPALYTHPNPKNVLVIGGGDGGTIREIIKHPSVEKATLVEIDGRIIELSKQYLPEIAVALTGEPKVEVKVEDGIKHINESKNTYDVILVDSTEPVGPAVGLFSQDFYQGIYDALKEDGLMVAQTESPFFNGDLITSVNKRLRNIFPYVKTYLASIPTYPSGLWSFTMGSKKYKIEDVDINNLYSIETKYFTPELMLASTKLPKFVQDLVKGE; this comes from the coding sequence ATGGAAATGTGGTATACGGAGAAACAAACCCCTTCTGTAAGTTTGTCTTTAAAAACAACAAAAACCCTTCATGTAGAACAAACAGAATTTCAACATTTAGCAATGATCGAAACAGAGGCCTTTGGCAGAATGTTAGTATTAGATGGTATGGTACAAACATCTGTAGTAGATGAATTTGTATACCACGAAATGATAGCTCATCCTGCCCTCTACACCCATCCAAACCCCAAAAATGTACTGGTAATTGGTGGTGGAGATGGAGGTACAATTAGGGAAATAATTAAACATCCCTCTGTTGAGAAAGCAACTTTAGTAGAAATAGATGGTAGAATTATTGAATTAAGTAAACAATATCTACCTGAAATTGCAGTAGCATTAACAGGAGAGCCTAAAGTTGAAGTAAAAGTTGAAGATGGCATCAAACATATCAATGAATCTAAAAACACTTATGATGTCATACTAGTAGACTCCACAGAACCTGTAGGTCCAGCAGTAGGTCTTTTTAGTCAAGATTTTTATCAAGGGATCTATGATGCATTAAAAGAAGATGGCTTAATGGTAGCCCAAACAGAATCTCCATTCTTCAATGGTGATTTAATTACAAGTGTGAATAAGAGATTGAGAAACATTTTCCCTTATGTTAAAACATATTTAGCTAGTATTCCCACTTATCCCAGCGGATTATGGAGCTTTACAATGGGATCAAAAAAATACAAGATTGAGGATGTTGACATCAATAACTTGTATTCCATTGAAACAAAATACTTTACTCCAGAGTTAATGTTAGCCTCTACTAAATTACCTAAATTTGTTCAAGATTTAGTTAAAGGTGAGTAA
- a CDS encoding XapX domain-containing protein, whose product MKDIILALVAGGLVGAIFGKVGLPIPAPANVAGLMGIAGIMLGYIASTKFF is encoded by the coding sequence ATGAAAGATATTATCCTAGCCTTAGTAGCAGGCGGTTTAGTAGGTGCTATTTTTGGTAAGGTTGGTTTACCTATCCCCGCTCCAGCTAATGTCGCCGGTTTAATGGGAATAGCTGGAATAATGCTCGGTTATATTGCCTCTACAAAGTTTTTCTAA
- the moaA gene encoding GTP 3',8-cyclase MoaA, with amino-acid sequence MLKDKFGRKINYLRISLIDRCNLRCKYCMPPNGVDLYGHDKILTYEELLLIIKAAAELGINSIRLTGGEPLIRRGLIPFIKTVSNIDGIDDIAITTNGVLLEEMADDLKKAGVNRLNISLDTLNKDKFKEITGRDQFEKVFKGINKSIEVGFEPVKINVVMLKNFNEGEILDFVKLTKDKPLHVRFIEMMPLGESKNNWTAGYMPWNDALELVKREFEVRESSGPKGSGPAKYYTIPGFLGTFGFITPVGEHFCHQCNRIRLTSDGFLKTCLFGNNEVNLKKLSKTGDINKIKEAIIKSINEKPEKHQITNHNVSRFMSQIGG; translated from the coding sequence ATGCTTAAAGATAAATTTGGGAGAAAAATTAATTATTTACGGATATCTTTGATAGATCGTTGTAACCTTAGATGTAAATACTGTATGCCACCTAATGGCGTCGATTTATATGGCCATGATAAAATTTTAACATATGAAGAACTCCTTTTAATAATTAAAGCCGCTGCCGAGCTAGGGATTAACAGTATTCGCTTAACTGGTGGTGAACCTTTAATAAGAAGGGGGTTAATCCCTTTCATAAAGACGGTGTCCAATATAGATGGGATAGATGATATAGCTATAACAACTAATGGCGTTTTACTAGAAGAAATGGCAGATGATTTAAAAAAGGCCGGTGTAAATAGGTTAAATATCAGTTTAGATACTTTAAATAAAGATAAGTTTAAAGAAATTACTGGTAGAGATCAATTTGAAAAAGTGTTCAAAGGAATAAATAAATCTATAGAAGTAGGATTTGAACCTGTAAAGATTAATGTAGTTATGTTAAAAAATTTTAATGAAGGGGAAATATTGGATTTTGTTAAATTAACTAAAGATAAGCCTCTCCATGTTCGTTTTATAGAGATGATGCCTTTAGGGGAAAGTAAAAATAACTGGACAGCAGGGTATATGCCATGGAACGATGCTTTAGAGTTAGTGAAAAGGGAATTTGAGGTTAGAGAAAGTTCTGGGCCTAAAGGAAGTGGCCCGGCAAAATACTATACAATACCGGGCTTTTTAGGAACCTTTGGTTTTATAACCCCTGTAGGAGAACACTTTTGCCATCAATGTAACAGGATTAGATTAACAAGTGACGGTTTTTTGAAAACCTGTCTTTTTGGTAACAATGAAGTAAATTTAAAGAAATTGAGTAAAACTGGAGATATTAATAAAATAAAAGAAGCTATCATAAAAAGTATTAATGAAAAGCCGGAAAAACATCAAATTACAAATCACAATGTTTCAAGATTTATGTCACAGATAGGGGGATAA
- a CDS encoding DUF1934 domain-containing protein, translating to MRAVQILINSSQQTSSGRSDLAIEVEGSVTSKGEATYLTYKEPEGTGLDNTTTTLKLEKDKVTLIRNGSTSLKQVFVAGEKTDSLYQTPYGNFPLKVESKDVKVELIKDKGKISLHYDLVIGGEKIQDQKLILVYYSI from the coding sequence ATGCGAGCTGTTCAAATATTAATAAATTCAAGTCAACAAACAAGTTCTGGTCGTTCTGATTTGGCCATAGAAGTAGAGGGTTCCGTAACTTCTAAAGGGGAAGCTACTTACCTGACCTATAAAGAGCCGGAAGGAACTGGATTAGATAATACTACCACTACTTTAAAATTAGAAAAAGATAAAGTTACTTTAATTCGTAATGGCTCAACTAGTCTTAAACAAGTTTTTGTAGCAGGGGAAAAGACCGACAGCTTATATCAAACTCCTTATGGAAATTTCCCATTAAAAGTTGAATCTAAAGATGTTAAAGTGGAGTTAATTAAAGATAAAGGTAAAATTAGTTTACACTACGATTTAGTAATTGGTGGCGAAAAAATCCAAGACCAAAAATTAATTTTAGTATATTACTCTATATAA
- a CDS encoding sigma-54 interaction domain-containing protein: MKDLLISILETIDEGIHAVDQRGITIYYNSKAALLDGLHPQDVIGKHILDVFPSLDRTSSTLLKVLKSRKPIYNQQQKYTNFKGKEVVTVNTTLPIFGQKGFLGAVEISKDITQVKQLSDKIHFLQQTLYRNSGKGENDKYKLYQFGDIIGNSNKILELIRKAQRISQSNSTVLVYGETGVGKELLVQAIHSSSHRQNGPFIAQNCGALPESLLESILFGTVKGSFTGAENKPGLFELAAGGTLFLDEINSLPLSLQGKILRVIEEKKIRRIGDTKEIFLDVRIMAAMNTDPLEEVEKGLLRKDLYYRLNVVTLYIPPLRDRIEDIEPLVLHFIDKFNKEFNNKITGVTREVLKVLQNYSWPGNVRELGNVIEAIFNFKDSGKIDIEDLPGHIVQQGNGDRNLSLREKLFQYEKELIIGAYLGNDKNITKTAEYLGIPRQTLQYKLKQFKLK, from the coding sequence ATGAAGGATTTATTAATAAGTATTTTAGAGACCATTGACGAGGGTATTCATGCTGTGGACCAAAGGGGAATCACCATTTACTATAATTCTAAAGCTGCCCTTTTAGATGGTCTCCACCCCCAAGATGTCATAGGAAAACATATCCTTGATGTATTTCCATCTTTAGACCGAACCTCCAGTACTTTACTTAAAGTATTAAAAAGCCGCAAACCTATATATAACCAACAGCAAAAATACACAAATTTTAAGGGAAAAGAGGTTGTAACTGTAAATACAACACTGCCTATTTTTGGGCAGAAGGGATTTTTAGGGGCGGTGGAAATTTCTAAAGATATCACCCAAGTTAAACAGTTATCTGATAAAATCCATTTTTTACAACAAACCTTATACAGAAATTCAGGGAAAGGAGAAAATGACAAGTATAAGCTTTATCAGTTTGGAGATATCATTGGAAATAGTAATAAAATTTTAGAATTGATCCGAAAAGCCCAAAGGATTTCTCAAAGTAATTCTACAGTTTTAGTTTATGGAGAAACAGGGGTAGGAAAAGAATTATTAGTTCAAGCAATACACAGTAGTTCCCATAGGCAAAACGGACCCTTTATTGCCCAAAACTGTGGAGCTTTGCCGGAAAGTTTATTAGAATCAATTCTCTTTGGTACAGTAAAAGGGAGTTTCACCGGTGCTGAAAACAAACCTGGTCTTTTTGAGTTGGCAGCAGGTGGCACTTTGTTTTTAGATGAAATAAATTCATTGCCATTAAGTTTACAGGGTAAAATTTTAAGGGTAATAGAAGAGAAGAAAATAAGGCGGATTGGTGATACCAAAGAAATTTTCCTTGATGTCAGAATAATGGCAGCTATGAATACAGATCCCTTAGAAGAAGTTGAAAAAGGCCTTTTGCGGAAAGACTTATACTACCGCTTAAATGTAGTTACATTATATATCCCTCCCCTTCGGGATAGAATAGAAGATATAGAACCATTGGTACTCCATTTTATCGATAAATTTAATAAAGAATTTAATAATAAAATCACAGGGGTAACGAGGGAAGTTTTAAAGGTGTTACAAAATTATAGTTGGCCGGGAAATGTCAGGGAATTAGGCAATGTCATTGAGGCAATTTTTAATTTTAAAGATAGTGGCAAAATAGATATAGAAGATTTACCAGGACATATAGTTCAACAAGGAAATGGAGATAGAAACCTTAGCCTTCGGGAGAAGTTGTTTCAATATGAAAAAGAGTTAATTATAGGGGCATATTTAGGAAATGATAAAAATATAACCAAAACTGCGGAATACTTAGGGATACCTAGACAAACTTTACAATACAAGTTAAAGCAATTTAAGTTAAAATAA